ACGACCGTGGGTAAGCGCGCTTGCCTTTGGCTCCAGGACATGCTCATCGACCTCGAAGAACTCAACTTCCTTATTGAAGTTCTCCCGTTCCGCGGCGTGAAGGGCACCACCGGTACGCAGGCCAGCTTTATGGACCTGTTCAACGGTGACGAAGAAAAGATTATGGAACTCGACCGCCGCGTGACCGCCAAGGCGGGCTTCAAGCGCGTGCTCACCATCACCGGTCAGACCTACACCCGTAAGTGGGACAACCGCGTGAACCAGGTACTCAGCTCCATCGCTCAGTCTCTGCACAAGTTTGCTACCGACATGCGCCTCATGCAGGGTGTGAAGGAAGTGGAAGAACCCTTCGAAAAGACCCAGATCGGCTCCAGCGCCATGGCTTACAAGCGTAACCCGATGCGCAGCGAACGTATTTGCTCCCTGGCCCGTTTTGTGATGGCTCAGGTCAACAGCACCGCCTTCACGCAGGCAACGCAGTGGTTCGAACGCACCCTCGACGATAGCGCCAACAAGCGCCTCGCCATCCCGGAAGCGTTCCTCGCTATGGATGCTATGCTCATCATCGCTGAAAACGTGACCAACGGCCTCGTGGTTTATCCGAAGGTTATCGAAAAGCGCATTATGGCAGAACTCCCGTTCATGGCTACCGAAAACATCATCATGGAAGGCGTGAAGAATGGCGGCGACCGTCAGGAACTCCACGAAGAAATCCGCGTGATGTCCATGGAAGCTGGCAAGGTCGTGAAGGAACAGGGCAAGGACAACGACTTGCTCGAACGCGTGCTCAAGAACGAAAAGTTCCAGAAGCTCGGCATCACCGAAGCCAAGCTTAAGGAAATCCTCGACCTCCGCAAGTTCGTGGGCCGCGCTCCGGGACAGGTTGTCAAATTCGTCTCTGAGGAAGTGCGTCCCGCTATTGAGGCCGTTCCGGATTGGAGCAATATCGACGCTGGAGAGCTTAAGGTTTAATTTGGCAATAAACCAAATTACCTAGGATGTCACCCCCGCCTTGAGCGGGGGTCTCCTTTATCTAGAGATTTTCTATCTTCATTCCATGTTTTTTTTGAAGAATTTTTTTGCTTTCTTGTCTCTTGCGCTGGCGACGCTTTCTTTTGCGATTCCGCAGACGGGGACTTTCCGCGATGCCCGCGACGGCCATACTTACAGGACCGTAGTTGTCGGAAGTCGTGTCTGGATGGCCGAAAATATCGCATACAAGGTAGAAGGTAGCGCCTGCTACGACAATAAGCCCGTAAACTGTGCCAAGTACGGTCGTCTTTACACCTTCGAAACCGCCAAGAAGGCTTGCCCTTCAGGCTGGCATTTGCCCGAAAACGACGAATGGAAACGCTTTCGCTCTGTTATCGAGGATAGCGACGGCAAGGAAGCTGCCTGGGTGAGCCTCAAGTCCCGCGACAAGTGGGATGGCTCTGACCGTTACGGATTCGATGTGGTGCCGGCAGGCAAGGCGACCGATGCTTTCATGGATTTAGGCAAATCTGCGCATTTCTGGAGCGCTACAAGCGAAGATGGGGATGCCTATGGTTGGCACTTGGCCCCTCCGGGCGATTTTTCGATGGAATTCGATGTCAGCAGCAACATGTATTCCGTGCGCTGCCTCAAGAATTACTAAAAGCTAGAGAGAAATAAAGTCAATCGCAATGCTGATGGGGAACATCAGTATTCCTGCATAGATTCCGCCGAGCAAGTCGTCGGCCATGACGCCCCATGCTCCGGGAAATTTCTCAAAGCGGTGAATACCGAGCGGCTTAAGGATGTCGAAAAAGCGGAATAACCCAAAACCGACTAGAAGCGTAATGGGGTTATCTACAATAATG
This sequence is a window from uncultured Fibrobacter sp.. Protein-coding genes within it:
- the purB gene encoding adenylosuccinate lyase, whose amino-acid sequence is MRDQFESPLIKRYASKEMSFIFSPQYKFQTWRKLWIYLAESEMELGLPITQEQVDELKAHEKDINFEVAEEEEKRRRHDVMSHVYAYGVQCPKAKGIIHLGATSAFVGDNTDLIQMQQAMILVRKRLCRVMDKLSKFAMEYKDMAQLGATHFQAAQLTTVGKRACLWLQDMLIDLEELNFLIEVLPFRGVKGTTGTQASFMDLFNGDEEKIMELDRRVTAKAGFKRVLTITGQTYTRKWDNRVNQVLSSIAQSLHKFATDMRLMQGVKEVEEPFEKTQIGSSAMAYKRNPMRSERICSLARFVMAQVNSTAFTQATQWFERTLDDSANKRLAIPEAFLAMDAMLIIAENVTNGLVVYPKVIEKRIMAELPFMATENIIMEGVKNGGDRQELHEEIRVMSMEAGKVVKEQGKDNDLLERVLKNEKFQKLGITEAKLKEILDLRKFVGRAPGQVVKFVSEEVRPAIEAVPDWSNIDAGELKV
- a CDS encoding fibrobacter succinogenes major paralogous domain-containing protein — protein: MSLALATLSFAIPQTGTFRDARDGHTYRTVVVGSRVWMAENIAYKVEGSACYDNKPVNCAKYGRLYTFETAKKACPSGWHLPENDEWKRFRSVIEDSDGKEAAWVSLKSRDKWDGSDRYGFDVVPAGKATDAFMDLGKSAHFWSATSEDGDAYGWHLAPPGDFSMEFDVSSNMYSVRCLKNY